A part of Kitasatospora acidiphila genomic DNA contains:
- a CDS encoding isocitrate lyase/PEP mutase family protein, protein MSLNPDDQLQRALAFRDLHAAPGAFVMPNVWDAGTASLLTGLGYQALAGTSGGLASSLGRPDGANLVRREETLANARALVGATHLPVSADLEGGFGAGPEHVAETIRLAADAGLVGGSIEDATGDPQAPLYPFAEAVARVRAAVLAARELDFPFTLTARAENFLYGQPDLDDTIRRLQAFEEAGADVLFAPGLPDAESVRAVCAAVSRPVSVLAAGPLLTLTVDQLGELGARRISLGSGLSRVALTATLHAARDIQHTGSFAALTDALPYATVNALLSAPGPDWP, encoded by the coding sequence GTGTCGCTCAACCCCGATGACCAGCTCCAGCGCGCGCTCGCCTTCCGTGATCTGCATGCCGCGCCGGGTGCCTTCGTCATGCCCAATGTGTGGGACGCCGGCACGGCCAGCCTGCTGACCGGGCTCGGCTACCAGGCGCTGGCCGGCACCAGCGGCGGGCTGGCCAGCAGCCTCGGGCGGCCCGACGGGGCCAACCTGGTGCGGCGCGAGGAGACCCTCGCCAACGCGCGGGCGCTGGTGGGCGCCACCCATCTGCCGGTCTCCGCCGACCTGGAGGGCGGCTTCGGGGCCGGGCCCGAGCACGTCGCCGAGACCATCCGGCTCGCCGCCGATGCCGGGCTGGTCGGCGGCTCGATCGAGGACGCGACGGGCGATCCGCAGGCGCCGCTGTACCCGTTCGCCGAGGCGGTGGCGCGGGTGCGGGCGGCGGTGCTGGCGGCGCGTGAGCTCGACTTCCCGTTCACGCTGACCGCGCGGGCCGAGAACTTCCTCTACGGGCAGCCCGATCTGGACGACACCATCCGCCGCCTGCAGGCCTTCGAAGAGGCGGGCGCGGATGTGCTCTTCGCCCCCGGACTGCCCGACGCGGAGTCGGTGCGGGCCGTCTGCGCCGCCGTGTCCCGCCCGGTCAGTGTCCTGGCCGCCGGGCCGCTGCTGACGTTGACGGTGGATCAGCTCGGTGAGCTGGGCGCGCGCCGGATCAGCCTGGGCTCCGGCCTCTCCCGGGTGGCCCTCACCGCCACCCTGCACGCGGCCCGGGACATCCAGCACACCGGCTCCTTCGCCGCCCTCACCGACGCCCTGCCCTACGCCACCGTCAACGCCCTCCTCAGCGCCCCGGGCCCGGACTGGCCCTGA
- a CDS encoding DMT family transporter produces MRENQSRAGLIDVLLLLVAAVWGSTYLAVKELVTPATVVAVLALRFVVTAAAMLPLALRRLRGAGRGEIVTGALLGLILAVIFAFETFGVAHTTATNAGLIISLTIVMTPLLESSVSRSWLPARFFLAAVMAVVGVGLLASRSGLHAPTLGDWLILAAAAIRAVHVTVMHRRSAGKAYDSLSLTFIQLTTAAVLFCLAGPLVRGSAVSLATLVSRLGPVQWADLLYLALICTVFAFVVQTWAVRTTSPSRVSLLLGTEPVWALLVGVLLGGDHLGLYGAIGAVLIVVGAGWGQRIERRHREGRQGQPPVVSEAPEDQAAAQPA; encoded by the coding sequence TTGCGGGAGAACCAGTCACGCGCCGGCCTGATCGACGTCCTGCTGCTGCTCGTGGCAGCCGTCTGGGGCTCCACCTACCTGGCCGTCAAGGAGCTCGTCACGCCCGCCACCGTCGTCGCCGTCCTCGCCCTGCGGTTCGTGGTCACCGCGGCGGCGATGCTGCCGCTCGCCCTGCGCAGGCTGCGGGGAGCCGGCCGGGGTGAGATCGTCACCGGGGCGCTGCTCGGCCTGATCCTCGCTGTGATCTTCGCGTTCGAGACCTTCGGCGTCGCCCACACCACCGCGACCAACGCCGGGCTCATCATCAGCCTCACCATCGTCATGACCCCGCTGCTGGAGAGCAGCGTGAGCCGTTCCTGGCTCCCCGCCCGGTTCTTCCTCGCCGCGGTGATGGCCGTGGTCGGCGTCGGCCTGCTGGCCTCCCGCTCCGGTCTGCACGCCCCGACCCTCGGCGACTGGCTGATCCTGGCCGCCGCGGCCATCCGCGCCGTGCACGTGACCGTGATGCACCGACGGTCCGCCGGGAAGGCGTACGACTCGCTCAGCCTCACCTTCATCCAACTCACCACGGCGGCCGTGCTGTTCTGCCTGGCCGGCCCACTGGTCCGAGGCTCCGCCGTGTCCCTCGCCACCCTCGTCTCCCGGCTCGGGCCGGTGCAGTGGGCCGATCTGCTCTACCTCGCGCTGATCTGCACGGTCTTCGCGTTCGTCGTCCAGACGTGGGCCGTACGCACCACCTCGCCCTCCCGGGTAAGCCTGCTGCTCGGGACCGAACCCGTCTGGGCGCTGCTGGTCGGCGTACTCCTCGGCGGCGACCACCTCGGGCTGTACGGCGCCATCGGCGCGGTCCTGATCGTGGTCGGCGCCGGATGGGGGCAGCGCATCGAGCGCCGGCACCGCGAAGGCCGGCAGGGTCAGCCGCCGGTGGTGAGCGAGGCGCCGGAGGACCAGGCGGCAGCGCAACCTGCCTGA
- a CDS encoding Clp protease N-terminal domain-containing protein: MSPLDINLADLIARLDEELPDANELARISEARLRAQTLSDLGDQLIDHYVTKAKQTGASWTEIGDAIGVSKQAAQQRHTPAAFERFTDLNRHSIVLAQEAARTHKHDFIGTEHMLLGLLREPRGLAYQVLVAKAGSEQRVRDAIEEALPPAGEKALRGHIAFRPESKEAITQARRSSVDLGHDWVGTEHTLLGLIRTEESPAAQILRNLGFTSDELHETVRTEIAKRLAARDKE; encoded by the coding sequence ATGAGCCCACTCGACATCAACCTCGCCGACCTGATCGCCCGCCTCGACGAGGAGCTCCCCGACGCCAACGAACTGGCCCGCATCAGCGAGGCGCGCCTGCGCGCTCAGACGCTGTCCGACCTCGGTGACCAACTCATCGACCACTACGTCACCAAGGCCAAGCAGACCGGCGCGTCCTGGACCGAGATCGGCGACGCCATCGGCGTGTCCAAGCAGGCCGCTCAGCAACGCCACACGCCCGCCGCCTTCGAGCGGTTCACCGACCTGAACCGGCACAGCATCGTGCTGGCCCAGGAGGCCGCCCGAACGCACAAGCACGACTTCATCGGCACCGAGCACATGCTGCTCGGCCTGCTCCGCGAACCGCGGGGCCTGGCGTACCAGGTGCTGGTGGCGAAAGCCGGGTCGGAGCAGCGCGTCCGCGACGCGATCGAGGAGGCGCTGCCGCCGGCCGGGGAGAAGGCGCTGCGCGGTCACATCGCGTTCCGGCCGGAGAGCAAGGAGGCCATCACGCAGGCACGCCGTTCATCGGTCGACCTCGGCCACGACTGGGTCGGCACGGAACACACGCTGCTGGGCCTGATCCGCACCGAGGAGAGCCCGGCCGCGCAGATCCTGCGCAACCTCGGCTTCACGTCGGACGAGCTGCACGAGACGGTCAGGACCGAGATCGCCAAGCGGCTCGCCGCACGCGACAAGGAGTAG
- a CDS encoding DinB family protein, giving the protein MSDRPARWTQATVYPDMWADPDDDPRNSEGPDPEGELATLLDYLTNYRLTLRMKCAGLNAEQLARRSVPPSTMSLLGLVRHLAEVERDWRNWLTDADPLPKLYGKRDADFDGAVAEQAVVDAAYADLEREQAATDAALAEFPDLGERAGKDGVSIRSLMVHRIEEYARHCGQADLLRECVDGRVGQ; this is encoded by the coding sequence ATGAGTGACCGACCCGCGCGCTGGACCCAGGCAACCGTCTACCCCGACATGTGGGCCGATCCGGACGACGACCCCCGCAACAGCGAAGGTCCGGACCCGGAAGGCGAATTGGCCACGCTGCTGGACTACCTGACCAACTACCGGCTGACCCTGCGGATGAAGTGCGCGGGCCTGAACGCGGAGCAGTTGGCCCGTCGCTCGGTTCCGCCGTCGACGATGTCGCTGCTCGGACTGGTCCGGCACCTCGCCGAGGTGGAACGGGACTGGCGCAACTGGCTCACCGATGCCGACCCGCTGCCGAAGCTGTACGGCAAGCGCGACGCGGACTTCGACGGAGCCGTCGCCGAGCAGGCCGTGGTCGACGCCGCGTACGCCGATCTGGAGCGCGAGCAGGCCGCGACCGACGCCGCGCTGGCCGAGTTCCCGGACCTGGGCGAGCGGGCGGGCAAGGACGGGGTCTCCATTCGGTCACTGATGGTGCACAGGATCGAGGAGTACGCCCGTCACTGCGGGCAGGCCGACCTGTTGCGCGAGTGCGTCGACGGGCGGGTGGGCCAGTGA
- a CDS encoding NRAMP family divalent metal transporter, whose amino-acid sequence MTTDDPGRLPASGAPAGTLDSSAPDGGQNRDIIGALGSIPSAETGRTPSRRKRLRMLLAVLGPGLIVMGGGNDAGGVQVYLQMGQNYGMGLLWVLVLLFPILYVNQEMVIRLGAVSGVGHARLIFARFGRFWGTFSVIDLLIINAATVMADFLGLSLALGYFGVPDYIAVPASVVLLSLAIAGGTFRIWERFMVFLVVVNLAALPMAFLVNPSAATTAAGFVPNLPGGVNSTLLLIIIAIVGTTVEPWQLFFQQSSIVDKRITPRWIRYARIDLGAGILIELAAALALLVATAFGLGHTDAFGNFDTIGSTAHALDRYVGHGIGALVALATLDGSLIGANLVGLTTSYTLGDVFPSMRHSLHWKPRQAPLFYGSYAVLLAGCAALVLTAGDAMGTFIDYIEALNGVLLPSAVVFLLLLANDKAVLGPWVNTARQNAVAGLIVWAVTTFSLAPVVTTFYPDITTHQILLGIAGCSILGVLTAAVLWWRRPRPSAEHRPAGVDRRQRREQLAERRAAWRTPPLDTLKRPEMSPGRRVGLLTLRGYLVFSVAVLVIRLVQLVSG is encoded by the coding sequence GTGACGACAGACGATCCCGGCCGACTGCCCGCTTCCGGCGCACCGGCCGGAACCCTCGACTCCTCGGCCCCGGACGGCGGCCAGAACCGCGACATCATCGGAGCACTCGGGAGCATCCCGTCGGCCGAGACCGGGCGGACTCCCTCGCGGCGCAAGCGGTTGCGGATGCTGCTGGCCGTGCTCGGCCCCGGCCTCATCGTGATGGGCGGCGGCAACGACGCCGGCGGCGTGCAGGTCTACCTGCAGATGGGCCAGAACTACGGCATGGGCCTGCTCTGGGTCCTGGTGCTGCTCTTCCCGATCCTGTACGTCAACCAGGAGATGGTGATCCGGCTCGGTGCGGTCTCCGGTGTCGGCCATGCCAGGCTGATCTTCGCCAGGTTCGGCAGGTTCTGGGGCACCTTCTCGGTCATCGACCTGCTGATCATCAACGCCGCCACCGTGATGGCCGACTTCCTCGGACTCTCCCTGGCGCTCGGCTACTTCGGCGTACCGGACTACATCGCCGTCCCGGCGTCCGTGGTGCTGCTGTCGCTGGCCATCGCCGGCGGCACCTTCCGCATCTGGGAACGCTTCATGGTGTTCCTGGTGGTCGTCAACCTGGCGGCTCTCCCCATGGCGTTCCTGGTCAACCCCTCGGCCGCCACCACCGCCGCCGGGTTCGTGCCCAACCTGCCCGGGGGAGTGAACAGCACCCTGCTGCTGATCATCATCGCCATCGTGGGCACCACCGTCGAGCCCTGGCAACTCTTCTTCCAGCAGTCCAGCATCGTCGACAAGCGCATCACCCCGCGCTGGATCCGCTACGCGCGCATCGACCTGGGCGCCGGCATCCTGATCGAACTCGCCGCCGCCCTCGCCCTGCTGGTGGCCACGGCGTTCGGACTCGGCCACACCGACGCCTTCGGCAACTTCGACACCATCGGCAGCACCGCCCACGCCCTGGACCGCTACGTCGGCCACGGCATCGGCGCCCTGGTCGCCCTGGCCACCCTCGACGGCTCGCTGATCGGCGCCAATCTGGTCGGACTGACGACCAGTTACACCCTCGGCGACGTCTTCCCGAGCATGCGGCACTCGCTGCACTGGAAGCCTCGCCAGGCCCCGCTGTTCTACGGCAGCTACGCCGTCCTGCTCGCCGGCTGCGCCGCGCTGGTGCTCACCGCCGGCGACGCGATGGGCACGTTCATCGACTACATCGAGGCCCTCAACGGCGTGCTACTGCCATCCGCCGTGGTCTTCCTGCTGCTGCTCGCCAATGACAAGGCGGTGCTGGGGCCCTGGGTCAACACCGCGCGGCAGAACGCGGTGGCCGGGCTGATCGTCTGGGCGGTCACCACCTTCTCGCTGGCCCCCGTCGTCACCACCTTCTACCCCGACATCACAACCCATCAGATCCTGCTGGGAATTGCGGGCTGCTCGATCCTGGGCGTGCTGACCGCCGCCGTGCTGTGGTGGCGTCGACCCCGCCCGTCCGCCGAGCACCGCCCCGCCGGGGTCGACAGGCGCCAGCGGCGCGAACAACTCGCCGAACGCCGCGCCGCCTGGCGCACCCCGCCCCTCGACACTCTCAAGCGCCCCGAGATGAGCCCGGGCCGCCGCGTCGGCCTCCTGACTCTGCGCGGCTACCTGGTCTTCTCCGTCGCCGTGCTGGTGATCAGGCTGGTACAGCTGGTGAGCGGATGA
- a CDS encoding M48 family metallopeptidase produces MASLVHLVTLAVAAGSIWLLLTGQIILMALGVVGAGLVWLLRPRFGGRREDAAQVTREEAPQLHELIERIAGELGVRRPDRLQVQAGYLTAYARRGIRQEVELTIGLALWTALTPQQRIAMLARELGHGAVGSPRHGLWLRLALDTLDAWYGLLTPGHGDELMHAGLRSAGVAGYRDDVMSAAAVQVQIRGSAQRALMDGLANRLLLLVALPVRLARYCLHWLLVRGSQQAEYAADDLAVRVASPSAATAMLDALFLGELAAAYLLRQRALVGHGGVPRPADIAEALWSGLADSVASVPELERERRRRLAIRQAAAVDAWHPPTHLRVRRQSERPEQAATILADTVDWTVIHAELEDSRWRTAILVLGI; encoded by the coding sequence TTGGCGTCACTCGTTCACCTGGTCACGCTGGCGGTCGCGGCCGGCTCGATCTGGCTGCTGCTGACCGGGCAGATCATCCTGATGGCGCTGGGCGTCGTCGGCGCGGGCCTGGTCTGGCTGCTGCGCCCGCGGTTCGGCGGCCGCCGGGAGGACGCCGCCCAGGTGACCCGCGAAGAAGCGCCGCAGCTGCATGAGTTGATCGAGCGGATCGCCGGCGAGTTGGGCGTCCGGCGACCCGACCGGCTCCAGGTGCAGGCCGGCTACCTGACCGCGTACGCCCGCCGGGGAATCCGTCAAGAGGTGGAGCTCACCATCGGGTTGGCGCTCTGGACGGCACTCACTCCGCAGCAGCGCATCGCCATGCTGGCCCGGGAGCTCGGCCACGGCGCGGTCGGCAGTCCGCGACACGGGCTGTGGCTGCGGTTGGCGCTGGACACCCTGGACGCCTGGTACGGGTTGCTGACGCCGGGCCATGGCGACGAGTTGATGCACGCCGGACTGCGGAGCGCAGGAGTGGCCGGCTATCGGGACGACGTCATGAGCGCCGCCGCCGTGCAGGTTCAGATCCGCGGCAGTGCGCAGCGCGCCCTGATGGACGGGCTGGCCAATCGGCTGCTGCTGCTCGTGGCGCTGCCGGTGCGGTTGGCTCGGTACTGCTTGCACTGGCTGCTGGTGCGCGGTAGCCAACAGGCGGAGTACGCGGCGGACGACCTGGCGGTCCGCGTCGCCTCCCCCTCGGCCGCCACCGCGATGCTGGACGCGCTGTTCCTGGGGGAGCTCGCGGCCGCGTACCTGCTCCGGCAGCGCGCGCTCGTCGGGCACGGCGGGGTGCCGCGCCCGGCGGACATCGCGGAGGCGCTGTGGAGTGGGCTGGCCGACTCGGTGGCGTCCGTCCCGGAGCTGGAACGTGAGCGCCGCCGTCGGCTCGCCATCCGCCAGGCGGCCGCGGTCGATGCCTGGCATCCGCCGACGCACCTGCGGGTCCGGCGGCAGAGCGAGCGCCCCGAGCAGGCGGCGACCATCCTCGCCGACACGGTCGACTGGACGGTCATCCACGCCGAGCTGGAGGACTCGCGCTGGCGGACGGCCATCCTGGTGCTGGGCATCTGA
- a CDS encoding SDR family NAD(P)-dependent oxidoreductase, giving the protein MTTTLITGANKGLGHETARRLIAAGHTVYLGARSIERGAAAAAELGARLVQLDVTDDASVAAAVATIEADGNLDVLVNNAGIEVRSPEGDIIGAAELTADVMREVFETNVFGLVRVTHAFLPLLERSAAPVVVNVSSGTASLALAGKGYPGVAYPASKTAVNMLTVQFAKAFPLMRINAVEPGYTATDLNRHEGTQTVEQGAEIIVRMAQLGPDGPTGGYFGAAGPLAW; this is encoded by the coding sequence ATGACGACCACTTTGATCACCGGGGCCAACAAGGGCCTCGGCCACGAGACCGCCCGCCGCCTGATTGCCGCGGGCCACACCGTCTACCTGGGAGCGCGCAGCATCGAGCGGGGCGCGGCGGCCGCAGCCGAGCTCGGCGCCCGGTTAGTGCAACTCGATGTCACCGACGATGCGTCAGTCGCCGCCGCAGTGGCCACCATTGAGGCCGACGGCAACCTGGACGTGCTGGTCAACAACGCCGGAATCGAGGTGCGGTCACCGGAGGGCGACATCATCGGCGCCGCGGAGCTGACCGCCGATGTGATGCGCGAGGTGTTCGAGACCAACGTCTTCGGCCTGGTCCGGGTGACCCACGCCTTCCTGCCGCTGCTGGAACGCTCCGCCGCCCCGGTCGTGGTCAATGTCAGCAGCGGCACGGCGTCGCTGGCCCTGGCCGGCAAGGGGTACCCGGGAGTGGCCTACCCGGCCTCCAAGACCGCGGTCAACATGCTCACCGTGCAGTTCGCCAAGGCGTTCCCACTGATGCGGATCAACGCCGTGGAGCCCGGCTACACCGCGACGGACCTGAACCGGCACGAGGGCACACAGACCGTCGAGCAGGGCGCCGAGATCATCGTTCGGATGGCTCAGCTGGGGCCGGACGGCCCGACCGGCGGCTACTTCGGCGCGGCGGGCCCTCTGGCCTGGTAG
- a CDS encoding DUF3885 domain-containing protein gives MTVESHRGEPAPGSGRGQAALTRLWERRWPDCLPVSYRLRGPYRDVWVRFHSLPESKRYPEDEGEYAIVLGRYNTVLDELFAGTDVYVVTPVWTNGSDVPPQQPHQPEDGYWRSVLAEDDDDPEFRVYCHLFAIRRRWQRGCLDELLRDVADDKVAGVLITDTELRRIHAPYDGGADVLLTTPEERDRLRNRHGDWLSSHPAGL, from the coding sequence GTGACGGTCGAATCGCACCGGGGCGAACCGGCGCCGGGATCCGGGCGCGGGCAGGCCGCGTTGACGCGGTTGTGGGAGCGGCGCTGGCCCGACTGCCTGCCTGTCTCGTACCGACTGCGCGGCCCCTACCGGGATGTCTGGGTGCGGTTCCACAGCCTCCCGGAGTCGAAGCGGTATCCGGAGGACGAGGGCGAGTACGCCATCGTGCTGGGGCGCTACAACACCGTTCTCGACGAACTGTTCGCCGGGACGGACGTCTACGTGGTCACGCCGGTCTGGACGAACGGCTCCGACGTCCCGCCGCAGCAGCCGCACCAGCCGGAGGACGGCTACTGGCGGAGCGTGCTGGCCGAGGACGACGACGATCCGGAGTTCCGCGTCTACTGCCATCTCTTCGCCATCCGCCGCCGCTGGCAGCGGGGTTGCCTCGACGAGCTGCTGCGCGACGTCGCCGACGACAAGGTGGCGGGCGTGCTGATCACCGACACCGAGTTGCGGCGCATCCACGCCCCCTACGACGGCGGGGCCGATGTGCTCCTCACCACGCCCGAGGAACGCGACCGACTCCGCAACCGGCACGGCGACTGGCTCTCAAGCCACCCGGCCGGCCTCTGA
- a CDS encoding threonine synthase produces the protein MATDTSLAAEASLATAQRSLGDPGISYPLWPPLTAGCPRTSTDDVSYPVEVDYAYDRADPALFSTGGGVGRGSGLDRWAPLLPPLAAPGLAEGGTPLIELEPGVFIKDESRNPTWSHKDRLNRCTTSAAVAVGAPGIVVASSGNHGASAAAYAARAGLRCVVIAGPELPPAVDTFLNAYGAVVLPVPWEARWPLMRQVVERTGLHPVSNLTTTHTGHAFGPEGYKSIAYEIHLELGVPAAVFVPTGYGELLYGVWKGFTELRRLGLTDRLPRMVACEPAAAAPLAQAVRKGLPAAQVTVEPTEAYSIVSPVSGYRGVVAVRDSGGRALELTDDQLAAAHGELARAGLWTELSSAAGLAGLRALGVGAGAQAEAEVVADAADFDGPVVCLATSSGFKDRGVGARTTEVITPEWEVVCRRLRAAGIRD, from the coding sequence GTGGCTACAGACACCTCGTTGGCAGCAGAAGCATCTCTGGCAACCGCGCAGCGATCGCTGGGGGATCCGGGCATCAGCTATCCGCTCTGGCCCCCGCTGACCGCCGGCTGCCCGCGTACCAGCACGGATGACGTCTCCTACCCGGTCGAGGTCGACTACGCCTACGACCGGGCCGACCCCGCGCTGTTCTCCACGGGCGGAGGCGTGGGGCGGGGCAGCGGGCTGGACCGCTGGGCACCGCTGCTCCCGCCGCTGGCCGCACCGGGCCTCGCCGAAGGCGGCACACCGCTCATCGAGCTCGAACCCGGGGTCTTCATCAAGGACGAGTCCCGCAACCCCACCTGGAGCCACAAGGACCGCCTCAACCGCTGCACCACCAGCGCGGCCGTGGCGGTCGGGGCGCCGGGCATCGTGGTGGCCTCCTCCGGCAACCACGGGGCATCAGCGGCCGCCTACGCGGCCCGCGCCGGCCTGCGGTGCGTCGTGATCGCGGGCCCGGAGCTGCCCCCAGCGGTCGACACGTTCCTCAACGCCTACGGCGCGGTGGTGCTGCCGGTGCCCTGGGAGGCGCGCTGGCCGCTGATGCGGCAGGTGGTCGAGCGGACCGGCCTGCACCCGGTCAGCAACCTCACCACCACACACACCGGGCACGCCTTCGGCCCCGAGGGGTACAAGAGCATCGCCTACGAGATCCACCTGGAACTCGGCGTGCCGGCAGCCGTGTTCGTGCCCACCGGCTACGGCGAACTCCTCTACGGCGTCTGGAAGGGCTTCACCGAACTGCGCCGCCTCGGCCTGACCGACCGCCTACCGCGCATGGTCGCCTGCGAGCCGGCCGCCGCCGCGCCGCTCGCCCAGGCGGTGCGCAAGGGCCTCCCGGCAGCACAGGTCACCGTGGAGCCGACCGAGGCCTACTCCATCGTCTCCCCGGTCAGCGGCTACCGCGGCGTGGTCGCCGTCCGGGACAGCGGCGGCCGGGCCCTCGAACTCACCGACGATCAACTCGCGGCCGCGCACGGTGAACTGGCCCGCGCCGGCCTGTGGACGGAACTCTCCAGCGCCGCCGGACTCGCGGGCCTGCGCGCTCTCGGAGTGGGGGCCGGAGCGCAGGCCGAAGCGGAGGTCGTCGCGGATGCCGCGGACTTCGACGGGCCGGTGGTGTGCCTGGCCACCTCCAGCGGATTCAAGGACCGCGGGGTGGGCGCCCGCACCACGGAGGTCATCACGCCGGAGTGGGAGGTTGTCTGCCGCAGGCTGCGAGCGGCCGGGATCCGGGACTGA
- the helR gene encoding RNA polymerase recycling motor ATPase HelR, translating to MNPLTTSAFGLPQRLAAKADPALIAADEKHFAAIAESLEQAIAELSDRLDALRKAPGGVGREAMDRDTEIHRLTGRLRALRRFGLDLCLGHIVSADDPEPVYIGRLGLTDSDGRRLLLDWRSPAAEPFFAATHANPTGLASRRRYRWTRGRITDYWDEVFTAEGLEGRAALDDQSAFIASLGTNRSARMRDVLATIQADQDAIIRAGSRGALVVDGGPGTGKTVVALHRSAYLLYADPRLGHQHRGGGVLFVGPHQPYLAYVADVLPSLGEEGVQTCTVRDLVTEGAKAAIESDPEVARLKAFADLVKAIEKAVRFYEEPPSEGMTVSTDWSDLWLGPDDWAEAFEAAEPGIPHNEARDLIWEALVTILLDKHGDDDGDISRNAFRRSLLHDAELVTTLNRAWPLLEAADLVGDLWTVPAYLRMCAPWLSPDEVRKLRRADGQAWTVSDLPLLDAARQRLGDPADVRRKRRQEAAVAAERARMADVIEHIVQADDDGEGAVTMLRGADLQSTLIDETALPTADPDRLAGPFGHIVVDEAQELTDAEWQMLLIRCPSRSFTIVGDRAQARHGFAESWQDRLERIGLDRVDVATLSVNYRTPEEVMTEAEPVIRAALPDANVPTSIRRSGIPVRHGSIAELDAILDSWLAEHAEGVACVIGTGDNGVGAFQETSRVRSLSPELSKGLEFDLVVLIDPETFGAGIEGAVDRYVAMTRATRQLVILTS from the coding sequence ATGAATCCCCTGACCACCAGCGCGTTCGGGCTGCCCCAGCGGCTCGCCGCCAAGGCCGACCCGGCGCTGATCGCCGCCGATGAGAAGCACTTCGCCGCCATCGCGGAAAGCCTTGAGCAGGCCATCGCCGAACTGTCCGACCGCCTTGACGCGCTGCGCAAGGCGCCCGGCGGCGTCGGCCGGGAGGCGATGGACCGGGACACCGAGATCCACCGGCTGACCGGCCGTCTGCGCGCCCTGCGCCGCTTCGGCCTGGACCTGTGCCTCGGCCACATCGTCAGCGCGGACGACCCCGAGCCCGTGTACATCGGGCGACTCGGCCTCACCGACAGCGACGGCCGGCGGCTGCTGCTCGACTGGCGCTCGCCGGCGGCCGAGCCGTTCTTCGCGGCGACCCACGCCAACCCGACGGGCCTGGCGAGCCGCCGGCGCTACCGCTGGACCCGCGGCCGGATCACGGACTACTGGGACGAGGTGTTCACCGCCGAAGGGCTCGAAGGGCGCGCCGCACTCGACGACCAGTCCGCCTTCATCGCCAGCCTGGGCACCAACCGTTCGGCCCGGATGCGGGATGTGCTCGCCACCATCCAGGCCGACCAGGACGCCATCATCCGGGCCGGCTCCCGGGGCGCCCTGGTCGTCGACGGCGGACCGGGCACCGGCAAGACCGTCGTCGCCCTGCACCGCTCCGCCTACCTGCTGTACGCAGACCCGCGCCTCGGCCACCAGCACCGCGGCGGCGGCGTGCTGTTCGTCGGCCCGCACCAGCCCTACCTGGCCTACGTGGCCGACGTCCTGCCCAGCCTCGGCGAGGAGGGCGTGCAGACCTGCACCGTGCGCGACCTGGTCACCGAGGGAGCGAAGGCGGCGATCGAGTCCGACCCGGAGGTGGCCCGCCTGAAGGCGTTCGCCGACCTGGTGAAGGCGATCGAGAAGGCCGTCAGGTTCTACGAGGAGCCGCCCAGCGAGGGCATGACGGTCAGCACCGACTGGTCCGACCTCTGGCTCGGCCCCGACGACTGGGCCGAGGCGTTCGAGGCGGCGGAACCGGGCATCCCGCACAACGAAGCGCGTGACCTGATCTGGGAGGCCCTGGTCACGATCCTGCTGGACAAGCACGGTGACGACGACGGCGACATCTCGCGCAACGCGTTCCGCAGGTCGCTGCTGCACGACGCGGAGCTGGTCACGACCCTCAACCGCGCCTGGCCGCTGCTCGAAGCCGCCGACCTGGTCGGGGACTTGTGGACGGTGCCCGCCTACCTGCGGATGTGCGCCCCCTGGCTGAGCCCGGACGAGGTGCGCAAGCTGCGGCGCGCGGACGGCCAGGCCTGGACGGTGTCCGACCTGCCGCTCCTGGACGCCGCCCGGCAGCGGCTCGGCGACCCCGCGGACGTCCGGCGCAAGCGCCGCCAGGAGGCCGCGGTCGCCGCCGAACGCGCACGGATGGCCGATGTCATCGAGCACATCGTCCAGGCCGATGACGACGGTGAGGGCGCGGTGACCATGCTGCGCGGGGCCGACCTGCAGAGCACGCTGATCGACGAGACCGCGCTGCCCACCGCCGACCCGGACCGGCTGGCCGGCCCGTTCGGGCACATCGTCGTCGACGAGGCGCAGGAACTGACCGACGCGGAGTGGCAGATGCTGCTGATCCGCTGCCCGTCCCGGAGCTTCACCATCGTCGGGGACCGCGCCCAGGCCAGGCACGGGTTCGCCGAGTCGTGGCAGGACCGGCTGGAGCGGATCGGGCTCGACCGGGTCGACGTGGCGACCCTGAGCGTCAACTACCGGACGCCGGAAGAAGTGATGACGGAGGCCGAGCCGGTCATCCGGGCGGCCCTCCCGGACGCCAATGTGCCGACCTCGATCCGACGCAGCGGAATTCCCGTGCGGCACGGCTCCATTGCGGAGCTGGACGCGATCCTCGACAGCTGGCTCGCCGAGCACGCCGAAGGCGTCGCCTGCGTGATCGGCACCGGTGACAACGGAGTCGGTGCGTTCCAGGAGACCTCCCGGGTCCGGTCGCTGTCCCCGGAGCTGTCGAAGGGGCTGGAGTTCGACCTGGTCGTCCTCATCGACCCGGAGACCTTCGGCGCGGGCATCGAAGGGGCCGTCGACCGCTATGTCGCGATGACCCGGGCGACCCGGCAACTGGTCATCCTCACCAGCTGA